Proteins encoded within one genomic window of Heptranchias perlo isolate sHepPer1 chromosome 35, sHepPer1.hap1, whole genome shotgun sequence:
- the ppp1r35 gene encoding protein phosphatase 1 regulatory subunit 35, translating to MKIDASAFPPKMYAPQNYTDEDSLPIRAVPRPLLMGPDRMDTLSDLDVSLTPDKIGKCTGILKKRDGLVGNVMSGRVSRRQVRFDTGCESESHDKEELIPRDPDSREQAASPVNPAPQLDPEAGESNDRTLTNPSSIFSSDRQGKGLAHSASWKNRQVKAVGPNKACKPPRQGVLLDGADPHGDRPLATPEYNTTLALGQELQQLKEAGFDAKRAAADQLKRSSVTRQCVEGKVAEGLNVPKDLQRYRGLVSLEVPVDKVLSTAAQEKMMLVKPRAENKKVVGTEAPDLMMMYVPSELLTEIPHLTVEGLPALKLQARPKPATSPFDLYRKLKQWEA from the exons ATGAAGATCGACGCCTCGGCCTTCCCACCGAAGATGTACGCTCCTCAGAACTACACGGATGAAGACAGTCTCCCCATTCGGGCAGTCCCGAGACCCCTGCTCATGGGACCAGATCGGATGGACACCCTTTCAGACCTGGACGTTTCCCTCACACCGGACAAAATCGGCAAATGTACAGGAATACTGAAAAAGCGGGACGGGTTGGTCGGCAATGTGATGAGTGGAAGAGTCAGCCGTCGGCAG GTCCGTTTTGACACTGGCTGTGAGTCCGAGAGCCATGACAAGGAAGAGTTAATCCCGAGGGACCCAGACAGCAGGGAGCAGGCTGCGAGCCCTGTAAATCCAGCTCCGCAATTGGATCCTGAAGCGGGGGAATCTAACGACCGCACCCTAACGAACCCGTCCTCCATTTTCTCCAGTGACCGACAGGGCAAAGGACTGGCCCACAGTGCTTCGTGGAAGAACAGACAGGTGAAAGCAGTCGGACCGAATAAAGCGTGCAAGCCTCCGAGGCAGGGCGTGCTCCTGGACGGTGCCGACCCCCACGGGGACCGACCCCTGGCCACCCCCGAGTATAACACCACCCTGGCACTGGGGCAGGAGCTGCAGCAGCTGAAGGAAGCGGGCTTCGACGCAAAGAGAGCGGCCGCTGACCAGCTGAAGAGGTCGTCGGTGACGCGGCAGTGCGTGGAGGGGAAAGTGGCAGAAG GCCTGAACGTGCCAAAGGATCTCCAACGTTACAGAGGGCTGGTCAGCTTGGAGGTGCCCGTGGACAAGGTGCTGAGTACGGCCGCGCAGGAGAAAATGATGCTGGTCAAACCCAGGGCGGAGAATAAAAAG GTTGTCGGGACAGAAGCCCCCGACCTGATGATGATGTACGTGCCCTCGGAGCTGTTGACTGAGATCCCCCACCTCACTGTGGAGGGCCTGCCAGCACTGAAGTTGCAGGCAAGGCCGAAACCAGCAACTTCACCCTTTGACCTTTATCGGAAGCTGAAACAGTGGGAAGCCTAG